GCGGGCGTTCGACGGTGGTGCTGGGTGATTATGTGGCCGGACCGAGCCACGTTCTACCTACCGGGGGGACGGCTCGGTTTAGCTCGCCGCTCAATGTGAGTGATTTTGTCAAGTTTATCAATGTTGTCGGTCTTGATGATTCTGATGTCAAAAGAATCGGTCCGGCTGCGGTTGTCATCGCTCGGGCCGAAGGACTTGAGGCCCATGCCCGGGCTATGGAAAAGCGGCTCGGGAAGTGATTCGCAGAGGTTATCTGTTTTATGGTGCTTGGTGTATTAACCGGTAATGAGATAGCGAGATACCGGAGGCAGATAAGCTTCTTCGGCAAGAACGGCCAGAAGAAGCTTAAGAGAGCAAGGGTCTTTGTTGCCGGCGCGGGTGGTCTTGGTTCTGCGGTGTTGGCGTATCTTACTGCAGCCGGCATCGGCAGTATCAGGGTGGTTGACAACGACATTGTCGAGCTGTCTAATCTGAACCGGCAGATACTACACTGGGACGGCGACGTGGGCAGGGAAAAAGTAGCCTCGGCGAAGGAAAAACTGGAGAAGATGAATGCCAACGTTAAGCTGGAGGTTATCTCAGCGACGATAGATAAAGACAATGTCGAAGAGCTTGTTGCTGATTATGATATGATTGTCGACGCAATGGACAACTTTAGCACCCGTTACGTGTTGAACAGGGCGGCGTTGTCCCGAAAAATCCCTTTCTTTCATGGTGCCGTCCAGGGGTTCTACGGGCAGTTGACTACCATTATCCCCGACCATACTGCCTGCTTGAGGTGTATTTTCCCCGAGGCTCCTCCGCCGGCCACACCCGCCGTGGTCGGAGTAACCCCCGGTGTTATCGGTTGCCTTCAGGCAGGTGAGGTGATAAAATATATCCTTGGGATGGGGGAGCTTCTGGAGGATCGGCTCTTGATATGGGATGGACTGAAGGTGGAAATGGACGAAGTCCTGCTGGAAAAGAATCCGGATTGTAGGGACTGTGGTAGTAGAGTCAGCTTATGAAGGTTAAGGTAAAGTTTTTTGCTTCCTTGAAGGAGGTATTTGGTG
This genomic interval from Dehalococcoidales bacterium contains the following:
- a CDS encoding HesA/MoeB/ThiF family protein, with amino-acid sequence MVLGVLTGNEIARYRRQISFFGKNGQKKLKRARVFVAGAGGLGSAVLAYLTAAGIGSIRVVDNDIVELSNLNRQILHWDGDVGREKVASAKEKLEKMNANVKLEVISATIDKDNVEELVADYDMIVDAMDNFSTRYVLNRAALSRKIPFFHGAVQGFYGQLTTIIPDHTACLRCIFPEAPPPATPAVVGVTPGVIGCLQAGEVIKYILGMGELLEDRLLIWDGLKVEMDEVLLEKNPDCRDCGSRVSL